From the genome of Solanum pennellii chromosome 6, SPENNV200:
NNNNNNNNNNNNNNNNNNNNNNNNNNNNNNNNNNNNNNNNNNNNNNNNNNNNNNNNNNNNNNNNNNNNNNNNNNNNNNNNNNNNNNNNNNNNNNNNNNNNNNNNNNNNNNNNNNNNNNNNNNNNNNNNNNNNNNNNNNNNNNNNNNNNNNNNNNNNNNNNNNNNNNNNNNNNNNNNNNNNNNNNNNNNNNNNNNNNNNNNNNNNNNNNNNNNNNNNNNNNNNNNNNNNNNNNNNNNNNNNNNNNNNNNNNNNNNNNNNNNNNNNNNNNNNNNNNNNNNNNNNNNNNNNNNNNNNNNNNNNNNNNNNNNNNNNNNNNNNNNNNNNNNNNNNNNNNNNNNNNNNNNNNNNNNNNNNNNNNNNNNNNNNNNNNgtccgtcctgcaggtccgtcacaaagttcagagagttaattctgtggaaggatttgtgacggtccgtcgagccctcaacggtccgtcctgccatttcgtcgtgaagttcagagagtcgatctcagtacccaaattttcagaatataagtgttttggaacgagaccccctcaacggtccgtcgtgcccatgacggtccgtcgtgggatccgtcgatccaGGCAGTTAttgccagaataaactctattgctcaaaacgactaaacaggacGTTACAGTTTGACAGTTTGAAAGGTATAACATAACCATTTTGAATTACTAAGCATTACAGAATGATCTtcaaaaattgatatataatttgatatataatGCCACTACATGTCCCATAATAATTTTTAGGTTATTCTAATTATTAGAGAATTACACTATATGTTAATCCAACAATATAACTCATATATgcaaataaatataacatatttatactatactTTTAACCAATATTCAATCATTTAATCCAGAAATATTTAAACCAacaaatattatgatatataccttttaacatctttttttctaaaaaaaagcaTTTTATATGATGGAGTAAATTGACTTTTGACAATGGATAGACTAGTGTTTCAAGACTAGAGCGAATACCATTTACGATTACTAAAATCGTTAATATCATTAAATATTGagataaatatcaaaaatatatctgaactatctcttttttttagtttcatattcaaactatcacttattatttgagaaacacacctcaGTTGTGTGTGTAAAGCActatctcttttattttaaaaaaactgacACATGACATTtcatattgataaaatattccatcatcacaaaaataaaataataaactattaatattaataaaaaaaatcaaagattaaaTTACTACATTCCCAAAAtctactttttttataaaaaaaaaatctcttacCCCACTCCACCACCTCCTCACCTCCCCCCCTCCCCGACAATTCCCcgtcctttttttaaaaaaaataaaattattttataaaacatttttaaaaaattcatacttCACCTTGTCCCACCCccaaattgatattattttatttttaaaaaataaaattccacCCACCATATTTAACTCTCcattcctaatttatttttattttttacatttttacatctttcttattttgtgttagatatgTACATATatcttttagaaatatttttctacttgtgtaccgaatataacataaataaaaattttacttaaaaaagaTTGTGGCAgcaagtaaaaatatttttaatatatttatatctaaCAGAAACGAAAGAATTTGAAGCATACGGTTAGGTGGAGTGGAggtgaattaaaaataaaaatactttcataaaagaaatttaaattaaaaaaaacactagAAAAAGGCTCTCGGGATGGGGGggtaaactaaaaaaataaaatccaacaatattaacaaatattagAGATATTTGGGGTAGGTAAATAACAAAATAGAGGAAATTGATAAGTTAGAATACCACTAAATGTTGAATATTatgttttcctttcttttttgttttatgtgtattttgtaaaaGTTCTATTGCTATGTTGATGAAAAGTAAAACTACTGTTATATAGTGATTATTTAGATACTTATTTTATATAGTTAGATTATTTACCCTCAATTTAATTGAAGTAGCAATGTTGATACATTGTGCAATGTACTGCATTCTCGAtcctttatttatattaaaagctTTTCAAGAAACACAACGAGAAGCAAAATGATTGAAAACTCAATTGACATACAAATTATTGAAGTGGAGTGCGTATGACTAGaaatgttaattatttttcttgtctaataaagtaattttatttgtatcaataaataataataataataataaaaaatgcaatGTTGATAAGATTCTTGAAGTAAAATTACTTttctaacaaataaaaatatttaatatttctaaattctaaaaaTGTCCAGTCAAACAAATTATAGTGTATGTTTGTATGGTTAAATTTTTGAAGTGGAAAATGAACAATCAAATAAACAAGAAATATGACCATTCCCATGTattgaaaaataagagaaatttgAATTTGGAAGGAAAGAGTAAAAATGTGcaagcatatatatataatgtgaacacgtattattataaaaatttatcaacagTTAACTGAATGAACCCAAagagccccccccccccccaaaaaaaaaaaaaaacatgtgtcTAGAGAGCAGGCTGATTAGAGAAGGGAAAAGGATACGGGAGGCAAACGAGGAGGCCTAAGAACAATACTACAACTCCAAGAGCCATGTATTTATTTTGAGGATGAGTGACTTCTTCTGATAGTGGAGCAATAGGCCCTCTTTGGAGGAAGAATATTAGGACTACCCAGTAAAATGCTACATCGTTAAATAATGAACATATTCCCAGAAGACCAATAGATAGAGCACTAAGGCGAGCTGAAGCCTGCGCAGCATCAAAATTAACCATCAAttcatccatccatccatcttTACACATGTTATAGACACTGTTATGTTATGTTACCTTCCTTCCCCACATCGCAAATGCAATCCGACCACCATCAAGCTCTCCTGCAGGAATGCTATTGATAGCATTTATCACAAGTCCAGCCCACGCCCATATCACAAGCGGATGTACTGATATAGGACTTCCTTCCTGGAGAACATCTCCTAAATAAAGCTTGGCTACATGTCAACAATCAAAACAAAGGCTCAACTCTTTCTTTGCACAATAGAGTACCAATCATAACACAAACTACTATTACTACTTACCTATACCACCAGCTAGAAATGATTCATGGAACACAGACGGATCTACGATGATGCCAATCCCATCAGTAGGAGGTAACATGAATCCTGAAAGCAAAAGAATAAACCCCACACAGAACCCAGCTAATGGTCCAGCTGCTGCAACTTTCAACAGATCTTCACGATTTGGTACAACATTTAGAATCCTTGTTATAGCACCAAAACATCCTATCTGCCACCAGAACAGCTCATTAAACGTGATGGCCAATCACATTTCACCACTCACCATGACTAACTAGACAGCACCTAAAAGTTCTCTTGCAGCCACATCACTGAGAACTACCATACATAGAGTACTTGAAATTAAGTCGGAACTTGACATATGGTGAACTTATGCATTTTCTTCCTGAAGCAGTAAGAGATACAAGGAAATATAGAAATTTAACAAGAGTGTCTAAAATTTCCAATAAAGATGATCAAGTTACACATTACGGGCTGTAGTAACAATTTACAgaaattcttaaaaatttatAGAATCTTCCTTTGAAGTAATGCAAATGTATTTCGAAATAGCTATTGGGTTGGGTCCATCCATAGCCAATTAACATATAAATAACCATTATGGGTgttgagaaaaagaaaagatagttTTTTAACATTAATATGATGGCCAGTGTTCAGAAAGAGAATATTCAATACATCTTACTACAAAGGATTTTTAGTCTGAAAACAAGGGAATTCATCAGCTTCATGAGGATTACTAAAGACCGATGACACGAGTCGTGGTTGCTACAGATCCGGAGAAACCAGTAAATCTGCTCACTATTAATTTCGGTTAAGTACTACACTTACACAGGAAAGCAATTGAAATTCACACGACTATCGCTTTGCAGGAAAAAAAGAGTAGAAATTCACTCAACCTTGCGGCTTGGTGATGCTAAAACCAATGACTTGGATAACCATTAGAAGAGTTTTTGGTCCCTTACAGGTGCTGCAAGATATCTGTAATTTTAATACTATCGCActagaaaagaaagagaactcTTGTCTCTGGGTGTCACTAATGAGCATTCTCAAGTGTTATTATAAAGAGAAATATCATATCAGGCCAGATTAACATTACAAGACTGACTATTTCTAATAATAGCCAACTACACTGCAGACAGGACAAACCAAATGTCACGAATTATCATCAAAAGTAGCTTTATGACTTGACAATTTTAGTGTCCAAACATTTATCAGTCTGACACGGTTAGCAAACTCCAATACAACAGAATCTTCCCAAGAGAAAAGGTGCAGTAGATAATTGATGCATTCCTGACCCAACAAGGATATCTTATCAGCTGACTGGAGAAATGCTTCACCTATGAGTCATAGTTGGCAGTTACAAAAGGACTCCACAACccccaaaataattttttatcaatatgAGGTTTTAGATCAACTAGGACGACATATGAATAAGGAGACACAAAGGGTTGTCTAATCCATAGAGTGCATGAAACCTACGGTCCTATACACCTTACCTGCCAGCTAGGAACAAAATATGGGATGCTGAGCTTAATCCCAATCTCTGTGGCAACTAAACGATGGCTAACTTCATGAACCCCCAGAAGAAAGGCAGTCATTAAAGCTCCAGGTAATCCATCTTTCAACAAGTCAAGATTGTCGAAAACTGATCTgggaaataaaattatatcttaGGGGCTGTGAGTTTTGGCGAAACAGGTTAAGAAGAATATGCACAGTCCGACAGCATGAATTATCCAAGATAACAGATTTCAAGAAAGATTGTTATAACTGAGATTTTTCTAGATTCACTTGCTGTAATTTGAGCAAATGCAAATAAAACTCGACACaatcttgaaaataaaaagtgagCACTTCTAACTGAAATGTCAAGAGAATAGAGTAGAAGACAACCAAGATTTAcctaataattttgtattttcaaaATACTTATACGAAAGCAGAAGTCCAGTACATAATAATATTGATATGACGCAACTATTCCATAATTCAGCTATATTGGActtggaaaatgaaaaatataaattagacATTAAATGTTAAGCTCCACTTGACTTTCGAAGCAAATGCAAAGCCAGTGACCATTTCAGGTAATATTAGAGTAATGGAATGTATACGGTACGTACAAAAAGTTTGATTGTAATGCTGGCACATTGCGAAGAAGTAAAGTGAATACTGTAACGAGTCCAAAGGCCCCTGCTGCAAACCATTCTGGAACAGCTGCAGTCTCAGACAAACTGTGTTACTATTTGACAAGGAGAagctctatttttattttaattttgacacAGGAATTGAAGCCTGTGAGGATGATGAATAATTTACCTGTAGTTTCAGGTTGCAGGGTCATTCTTGGGACCACAACGGCCACAGGCTTATCATCCTCTGGattgattaaaagaaaaaatttatagtCATCTCCAAGTTTTTCCTGTTAGGCAAGTGCCATTTTGAAATAGTAAGAGACCACGGTGATGTCCAACCTAAATtggagaaaaagagaggaaatttGACCTACCTGCATTCTCTTTGATactttttcatatgtttttgcAGCCTGTCCTCGTAGATTCCCTTTAAATAGTACTCCACCCTATAAAAATAAGTCGAAGAGTGGAACCACAAAGAATTGCATATTAAGCAAGAAGGCAAGAACAGAAACACAAGCGCATGACCACTTGCTTAAGAGGGTATTTACTTTTCATGGTTGTATCTCAActaaatttacttatatattattGGTTCCTGTTTGACTCAGAATTTTGTTAAATGAGATAAAAAAGAACATTTCAGCAGATAGCTCACCTCATACGGCTCCTGGCTTGTAACAAAAAACGTGTCAAAACCAAATACTTGATTTCTGAGAATTTCAACTGTTTCCTTGGGGATCCTGATTGATTCATCGAGTTGTTGAGGCTGCTTGTGAAATAGTatcaaaagtaagaaaaaaatcaacatgATAAACAATTTATCCAATAAATATTCAACCACCTTGACACCGGGAAGAGGTGATTCACTAGCAAGTTGATCATCGGTATCATCCTGCTTCAACCAAGGCTTAAGAAAATGACATGGAAAAATTGAAATAGAATTGCTTTACCACTATTACAAAGCAAATTCTGAATGCGAAAGCaataaatatgttgaaaatgCATTTGCAACGTAACCATATATGGATAGGGCACTAGAACATCGGGTATTATAGCTGTAGTCATTAACTCATTGTAtgtacttaaaaaataaatacgaCCAATTACCTCAAATCCAGTTAGCCCATTCAATTGAGGCCCATCATTGTTTTCAAGACATGTATTCTCCAATGGTTGATCATTATCCTAAAAGACAACAAAATGACTTTTTATTCACTTAAACTTTTTTCCATTTAATTATTGCAATGAAGAATTCACCTGatgactattattattattatcttgaaCAGAGTCGTCTTcctttaaaatacaaaataaaataagagtaAGACAGCCTGCACATCAAACACAAATGGAatagtaataattaattaaaaaaagaaaaccttATTGTTGTCATGACTCAATCTGCAAACAAGTCTACCTTTCTTGCGGATGACCAATCTATGGTCagcaaaaacaaataaaaattgttaacaACTTCATATattcaaaggaaaaaaacacACAAACAAGCATTCACCTTAACAAATGTGTTGGTGGAGTAGAACATTGAAGCCGATTGAAAGAGCAAGGGAGAACCGCCggtatgttcatttttttttcagcctcttttgtttttgatttgatAAATATCTCTCTTATCCTTTACCGCCTAAAATACTAAACTTCATCCAATAAAACCAAAACAAGTGGAACAACTTTAAGCTTACCATTTTCAACATATATACAACTCTTTACTTTTTCCACTCTCATACCTATAttcaattctttcaatttttctctttaacACGCCTAAACACTCGGGGCTCGTTTGGTACAAACATTGATAGTGTAGAGATTAGTAATGTATGGATTAGTAATGTAGGGATTAGTAATGCctagagattattttttgtcaagtgtttggttcactacttttcacttaattttgtgtttaatttataattctacaaaaaaattcttttctatTATACCATTGTGTTATTATGAGTGTTTATTTCATGTAACTGGGTCAAGGTAGATAACTACCGGACCGGATAAttttaataacagatagtattaaataaatagtataaaataatattagtatttactgtgtactaatcctagtcctattaggattagtactccttaatcctagtcctattaggattagtactccttcatatatctcctatatatatctcccatgtattcccttaacatttgaatacaatcaatattccttcatggtatcaagagccagaaaacctagatcttcttttctctaggttgttttcctctctttagggcaccgatcgttccctctcttctcttgggcggcggcagccatgacaaccgaggtggatcctctcgattcacttccttctggcgttaaactccttctcaggcatcttcatgccctgattcccgaaaaattatcagacataaattaccctacatggaaaatcaccgttcttacagcccttgaggccaattaccttctcaaatacgtcgatggaagcacagaaccgctgccggcagtcatcaccgccacggacaaatcagaaaaaaccaatccggcccatgccgcctggaaagccgtggatggccagatccgatcatgtttgattgcggtcatctctcccacggttcagaaacacgtccgatcctacacaactgcttcagccctgtggacggccctcgcaacacgctatgcatcaatttcccactctcatatttttcaattgcgtgatcgtctccacacaattaccaaaggcacgaaaactatggcggagtatttagacgaggtctccaccatcatcacagccctcgacaccgtgaacgaaatcattcccgaaaaagatctcgtcatgtgcgtcgttcgggggctcccatcagcttactcctccattaaacaggcggttcgcatcagtccaacgcccgttgacctggctactctctcctcgtggctaaaaagtgaagaaatcaacgtggatctggagagcaaacttcttctccgagaagccgctgttatggagccggccaccgccctcaccgcaagccagaactatcgcggggggcgtggtggcggccggcaggggagccgcggcggctacggcagaaacagcggaggccgcgggcgcggcggtcggcagggcagtcgtccgccgtacgacggtcagcagcacggcagcaacaacagcctgcactccttcggcagcggcgggcagtcatcttccagcggcgggcagggcacttacgagcgggatcgtccaacttgtcaaatctgtcagaaaacaggacacaccgctgctcgttgctggtttcggtatgaggagagccgaaatagtgataaccgtgccaattatgcatctcaagccggcccttcctctgaatggctgttggatactggggccaacatgcacgttacttctgatctatccaagcttaacgctccaaatccatatcatggctccaatggtattactgttggcaacggtgagtcccttaatatttctcacactggcacgggtaccattaaaacccccaccgctatctttcacctaggtaaccttacccacgtcacttctattaaatccaatctcctttcagttcaccaattcacaaaagacaataattgctcactcttgttcacctctaatgattttcagatcctagacaatactaccaagagggtgatttttcagggcccctgtgagcatggtctgtacgttcttcctggcacaagttcgtctgcccacccagtttcagaaagcgttcctgtggctccggtggctctttcggctgatggccacagtctgttgtggcacagtcgtctgggtcacccgtctactcaaataataaattctttaatgtctcaattaggtttttcttccattcatgtaaacaattgtgactcctgttcaattgctaaatctcataaattaccttttactttatctgagaagcgtacaactgcaccttttcaacttattcattctgacctatggggtcctactgctgttccttcatttgctggttttcgctattatatttgttttgtggatgattttacaaaatacacttggttgtacccactaaaacacaaatcacaggcatacaccacctttgtcacttttgaaaaaatggtcaaaacacaattcaattctcatgttaaactttttcgaagtgacaatggaaaggaatatgtcaataacatctttggccagtttctgcaatccctgggaattatacatcaaacctcctgtccatacactcccgaacagaatggggtggctgagcgtaagcatcgccatctcattgaaacggtggttactcttctacatcaatctcatctccctgtctccttttgggtagaagctctagccaccgcaaactacctcattaacagaatgcccagtcacactctctccaacaaatcaccctatcaactcctttaccaagaacttcccaattataccaacctccgcgtctttgggtgtcttgcctacccttggctacgccctcatattactcacaaattacaaccccgatcccgtccttgtatttttttgggctatcatcctacctccaagggttatcgctgtcttgacccacaaactcataaagtctacatatctcgtcatgtcaaatttgtcgaaaatgagtttccctacgagtctatttcctcctccacaaatacatcattcattggcgtccttcccctttttccaacatactcacagggtccctcaccaccttcccccacacctccacccactacccaacctcccctcatcaccccttcgaccgtcacccacaatacacccgcaaccaccacccacactcacaaccaacccgaaccaccccatacccacaacatctccagcccgatccgttttgggtccttcccggccacccccgaatcaccaccgcccgtgccaccccccaatactcatcccatgttaacccgtggcaaagccggtatctttaaacccaaaacctttcaggctaccatactaccaaatacaccccttcccgatagtgaaccaacaacctactctgttgcctcaaaaaatgcttattggcgtcatgctatggatgacgagtttaaggctttgactgatcagaaaacttgggttcttgtacctaagccccatgggcggcacccagtgggctgtaaatgggtgtacaaaattaaacacaatgcggatggcagtatttccaggtacaaggctcgtttggttgctaaaggctacaatcaggagtatgggcttgattactccgagacattcagtcctgttattcggcaggaaaccattcgcctggtactgtcactcgccgtgcgcaacaattggctcatcaatcagttggatgtttccaatgcttttcttcatggcatgcttgatgaaactatctacatgacgcaaccaccgggctatgttgatccccgcttccctcaacatgtttgcaaactccagaagtctctgtatgggctcaagcaagccccccgtgcttggtacacacgtctgaaaacgttcctccagggactcggcttcacgtgttgcgtacacgacacgagtctgtttactcgacattcagcacacggtacagtcattcttcttgtctatgtagatgatatcattattacaggctctactgcagctctcattcaggatgtcactcgagctatgcatactaccttcaaaatgaaggaccttggcccgttacattattttctgggaatggaggtttctcggacaggcagcggcttgtttcttcatcagtcaaaatatgctcgagatctgttgcagaaagctggactggaaaaatgcaccagtcaaccaacaccgatggcagtctcttcgtctacgaatggagccgacaccccctttgccgatatcacccacttccgcagcctcattggggctctacagtatctggccattacccgtcctgacatccagtttgctgtcaaccgagttgctcag
Proteins encoded in this window:
- the LOC107023540 gene encoding probable zinc metalloprotease EGY2, chloroplastic isoform X3; this translates as MNIPAVLPCSFNRLQCSTPPTHLLRLVIRKKGRLVCRLSHDNNKEDDSVQDNNNNSHQDNDQPLENTCLENNDGPQLNGLTGFEPWLKQDDTDDQLASESPLPGVKPQQLDESIRIPKETVEILRNQVFGFDTFFVTSQEPYEGGVLFKGNLRGQAAKTYEKVSKRMQEKLGDDYKFFLLINPEDDKPVAVVVPRMTLQPETTAVPEWFAAGAFGLVTVFTLLLRNVPALQSNFLSVFDNLDLLKDGLPGALMTAFLLGVHEVSHRLVATEIGIKLSIPYFVPSWQIGCFGAITRILNVVPNREDLLKVAAAGPLAGFCVGFILLLSGFMLPPTDGIGIIVDPSVFHESFLAGGIGDVLQEGSPISVHPLVIWAWAGLVINAINSIPAGELDGGRIAFAMWGRKASARLSALSIGLLGICSLFNDVAFYWVVLIFFLQRGPIAPLSEEVTHPQNKYMALGVVVLFLGLLVCLPYPFPFSNQPAL
- the LOC107023540 gene encoding probable zinc metalloprotease EGY2, chloroplastic isoform X7 translates to MNIPAVLPCSFNRLQCSTPPTHLLRLVIRKKGRLVCRLSHDNNKDNDQPLENTCLENNDGPQLNGLTGFEPQQLDESIRIPKETVEILRNQVFGFDTFFVTSQEPYEGGVLFKGNLRGQAAKTYEKVSKRMQEKLGDDYKFFLLINPEDDKPVAVVVPRMTLQPETTAVPEWFAAGAFGLVTVFTLLLRNVPALQSNFLSVFDNLDLLKDGLPGALMTAFLLGVHEVSHRLVATEIGIKLSIPYFVPSWQIGCFGAITRILNVVPNREDLLKVAAAGPLAGFCVGFILLLSGFMLPPTDGIGIIVDPSVFHESFLAGGIAKLYLGDVLQEGSPISVHPLVIWAWAGLVINAINSIPAGELDGGRIAFAMWGRKASARLSALSIGLLGICSLFNDVAFYWVVLIFFLQRGPIAPLSEEVTHPQNKYMALGVVVLFLGLLVCLPYPFPFSNQPAL
- the LOC107023540 gene encoding probable zinc metalloprotease EGY2, chloroplastic isoform X5, whose translation is MNIPAVLPCSFNRLQCSTPPTHLLRLVIRKKGRLVCRLSHDNNKDNDQPLENTCLENNDGPQLNGLTGFEDDTDDQLASESPLPGVKPQQLDESIRIPKETVEILRNQVFGFDTFFVTSQEPYEGGVLFKGNLRGQAAKTYEKVSKRMQEKLGDDYKFFLLINPEDDKPVAVVVPRMTLQPETTAVPEWFAAGAFGLVTVFTLLLRNVPALQSNFLSVFDNLDLLKDGLPGALMTAFLLGVHEVSHRLVATEIGIKLSIPYFVPSWQIGCFGAITRILNVVPNREDLLKVAAAGPLAGFCVGFILLLSGFMLPPTDGIGIIVDPSVFHESFLAGGIAKLYLGDVLQEGSPISVHPLVIWAWAGLVINAINSIPAGELDGGRIAFAMWGRKASARLSALSIGLLGICSLFNDVAFYWVVLIFFLQRGPIAPLSEEVTHPQNKYMALGVVVLFLGLLVCLPYPFPFSNQPAL
- the LOC107023540 gene encoding probable zinc metalloprotease EGY2, chloroplastic isoform X4; the encoded protein is MNIPAVLPCSFNRLQCSTPPTHLLRLVIRKKGRLVCRLSHDNNKDNDQPLENTCLENNDGPQLNGLTGFEPWLKQDDTDDQLASESPLPGVKPQQLDESIRIPKETVEILRNQVFGFDTFFVTSQEPYEGGVLFKGNLRGQAAKTYEKVSKRMQEKLGDDYKFFLLINPEDDKPVAVVVPRMTLQPETTAVPEWFAAGAFGLVTVFTLLLRNVPALQSNFLSVFDNLDLLKDGLPGALMTAFLLGVHEVSHRLVATEIGIKLSIPYFVPSWQIGCFGAITRILNVVPNREDLLKVAAAGPLAGFCVGFILLLSGFMLPPTDGIGIIVDPSVFHESFLAGGIAKLYLGDVLQEGSPISVHPLVIWAWAGLVINAINSIPAGELDGGRIAFAMWGRKASARLSALSIGLLGICSLFNDVAFYWVVLIFFLQRGPIAPLSEEVTHPQNKYMALGVVVLFLGLLVCLPYPFPFSNQPAL
- the LOC107023540 gene encoding probable zinc metalloprotease EGY2, chloroplastic isoform X6, which translates into the protein MNIPAVLPCSFNRLQCSTPPTHLLRLVIRKKGRLVCRLSHDNNKEDDSVQDNNNNSHQDNDQPLENTCLENNDGPQLNGLTGFEPQQLDESIRIPKETVEILRNQVFGFDTFFVTSQEPYEGGVLFKGNLRGQAAKTYEKVSKRMQEKLGDDYKFFLLINPEDDKPVAVVVPRMTLQPETTAVPEWFAAGAFGLVTVFTLLLRNVPALQSNFLSVFDNLDLLKDGLPGALMTAFLLGVHEVSHRLVATEIGIKLSIPYFVPSWQIGCFGAITRILNVVPNREDLLKVAAAGPLAGFCVGFILLLSGFMLPPTDGIGIIVDPSVFHESFLAGGIAKLYLGDVLQEGSPISVHPLVIWAWAGLVINAINSIPAGELDGGRIAFAMWGRKASARLSALSIGLLGICSLFNDVAFYWVVLIFFLQRGPIAPLSEEVTHPQNKYMALGVVVLFLGLLVCLPYPFPFSNQPAL
- the LOC107023540 gene encoding probable zinc metalloprotease EGY2, chloroplastic isoform X1, producing MNIPAVLPCSFNRLQCSTPPTHLLRLVIRKKGRLVCRLSHDNNKEDDSVQDNNNNSHQDNDQPLENTCLENNDGPQLNGLTGFEPWLKQDDTDDQLASESPLPGVKPQQLDESIRIPKETVEILRNQVFGFDTFFVTSQEPYEGGVLFKGNLRGQAAKTYEKVSKRMQEKLGDDYKFFLLINPEDDKPVAVVVPRMTLQPETTAVPEWFAAGAFGLVTVFTLLLRNVPALQSNFLSVFDNLDLLKDGLPGALMTAFLLGVHEVSHRLVATEIGIKLSIPYFVPSWQIGCFGAITRILNVVPNREDLLKVAAAGPLAGFCVGFILLLSGFMLPPTDGIGIIVDPSVFHESFLAGGIAKLYLGDVLQEGSPISVHPLVIWAWAGLVINAINSIPAGELDGGRIAFAMWGRKASARLSALSIGLLGICSLFNDVAFYWVVLIFFLQRGPIAPLSEEVTHPQNKYMALGVVVLFLGLLVCLPYPFPFSNQPAL
- the LOC107023540 gene encoding probable zinc metalloprotease EGY2, chloroplastic isoform X2, with product MNIPAVLPCSFNRLQCSTPPTHLLRLVIRKKGRLVCRLSHDNNKEDDSVQDNNNNSHQDNDQPLENTCLENNDGPQLNGLTGFEDDTDDQLASESPLPGVKPQQLDESIRIPKETVEILRNQVFGFDTFFVTSQEPYEGGVLFKGNLRGQAAKTYEKVSKRMQEKLGDDYKFFLLINPEDDKPVAVVVPRMTLQPETTAVPEWFAAGAFGLVTVFTLLLRNVPALQSNFLSVFDNLDLLKDGLPGALMTAFLLGVHEVSHRLVATEIGIKLSIPYFVPSWQIGCFGAITRILNVVPNREDLLKVAAAGPLAGFCVGFILLLSGFMLPPTDGIGIIVDPSVFHESFLAGGIAKLYLGDVLQEGSPISVHPLVIWAWAGLVINAINSIPAGELDGGRIAFAMWGRKASARLSALSIGLLGICSLFNDVAFYWVVLIFFLQRGPIAPLSEEVTHPQNKYMALGVVVLFLGLLVCLPYPFPFSNQPAL